GGTCTGTCCACCTTGAGCCCCAGCTGGAGCCCCGCTGAGTCCCTATCCCCTTCCCCAGGCCTGGGTACCCACCATGCAGGTCAGCGGCCTTCTGGTGAAAGTCCCGAGCTTCCTGATGGTTGCCGAGGGCACTTTGGGCCGCCCCGAGGTTTCTCAGCACTGTGGCCTCCTCTCCTGGTCCCTGACACAGGGGCAGGGCCCGCAGGAAGGCCTCTGCTGCTAGCGGGAACAGTTGGAGCTGGGAGTAGCTCAGGCCGAGGTCAACATAGAGCGGCCCTGGAGGGCGTGGCCAGGGTCACGGGTAGCCAGGCCAGTTGCTGCTGATGCTGCCTCTGTATGggccctgtgcccctctcccGGGGTCCTTCGCCCTTTCCCCGGCCCACAGAGAAGCCTCTGCCGGCACCCCACCTCTCAGAGCATCACTCGGTCTGAATGTCCCCAGACCCACACCTCCTCTGCCCGAAGGCCTCACCCAGCAGGCTGCTCTCAGGGCTCCTCTCTGCAAACCTCCGGCTCTCCTCCAGCACCTGCACCACTTCGGCCACCCCGTGCTGGCCGCTCTCCAGCATACATGCTGCCGCGGCCCCCGCGGCCAGGGCTGCGGCCTGGGGCTGCCCAGCTTGGGCATAGGCCTGGCTCGCCTCCTGCAGACACTGGGCCGCGAGCTCAGGCTGTCCCAGGGCCCGGTAGCAGGATCCCATTTTTGCCTGGGCTTGTCCCTGGTCGCCGAGTGGCCGGTAGTGGCCCAGGGCCCTGCGGTACCAGGCCAAAGCTTGAGGCAGCTTGCCCAGGGCCTCGTAGGCCAAAGCCACGTTGAAACACTGGTCTCCATGACCTCTGCCCTGTGCCTTCTCTGCAGGCTGGGCTCGCAGCAGCAGCTCCAGGCCCCTAGCTGGGTCCCCAGTCTCCACATAGGCGGCCCCCAGGTTGAAGGCACAGGCCTGGAAAACAGGGGTGTCCCGAGTTTGTGGGGGCTCAGAGGCCAGGACGAAGGCCCTCTGGAAGCAGGTCAAGGCTTCATGGTTCCGGCCAGCCTGTAGGGCTCCATGGCCAGCCCTGGTGAGGGCTTGGATGTTGGCCTCCTGCTGGGGAcgctttctcttcttcttcttcttggagCTCGAGGGTTCAGGCTCAGGCCCTCGGGGCGCAGCCTCAGGGTTGGAGAAAGACATGGTGCTGACAGTGGGGAGCAGAAGGGTCAGTATGTTACCCTTGCCTTCCTCCAAAGCAGGATCCTCCAGGGTGATTCGGCCGCACTCCTGCCCTACTATCACCTCGGGGTGTCAAGGCCTTCTCTCTGTCATCGTACTTTGCCTCAGTGACCCTCCCGGGGCCCCATCAAGTCTTCCTCTAATGTCCCAACTCATTCTTAGTCCTTCGGGACTAAGTAACAGTGCCCTCCAGAAAGCCTCCCCCTCAACCGTCTGGGTCCTTCTGGACTCCCAGAGCACCTAGGCCTGTGTCCTTCACGGCGTCCATCACGCCGGGTTAAAGTTGCTGACTTTCTTGTCTGTCTCTCCTGCTAGATCAGGGGAGATCTGAAGGGGCCGGCACAGACCACGTTCTCCATAAATGTTCGCGGACCGAGATGGACACAACGATGCGAGCGCACCTTACACCCCTGAGCTGTGCGCTGGGAACCGGCTTAAGGAGGGGAAAGCCATGTAACATACGTGTTGCCTACATGTTCCCACGCCCATACGATCCTCACTGAGGGAGCGAAGGAGCAGACCAAAGAACATGCGGGGCCTCTGCCCGTCGCCTCCTCCATGCTGCTCCTCCCTGGACACCCAGCCACTCACAAGGACGGGTGCTCCTGCTGCCTGATCCCAAGGTGTAGATCAAGCCAGTTGTCGGGGAGCGCCTGCGGCATACAAACAGCCACCGGGCGCCAGGGGCACGGAGCTGAACGGGCTAGTGAGTTGGCAAGGAGGCAGCTTGGCGGGCAGAATGCTGTCTCTCCCTTCACTGCCCACACCCTCTCAGGGGACCTCTTTCCCCATGGCTGGCTAGTCCTGGTCCCCCAGCACCCTGCGGTGGCGTCAAATATGCTTTTCCCCACCAGGATCTCACCTCTCCCCGGAAAGGCGAAGGAAGCCTTTTCCTGAGCTCTCCTCCCAGGGGCCGGA
The window above is part of the Mustela erminea isolate mMusErm1 chromosome 17, mMusErm1.Pri, whole genome shotgun sequence genome. Proteins encoded here:
- the TTC24 gene encoding tetratricopeptide repeat protein 24, with the protein product MSFSNPEAAPRGPEPEPSSSKKKKKRKRPQQEANIQALTRAGHGALQAGRNHEALTCFQRAFVLASEPPQTRDTPVFQACAFNLGAAYVETGDPARGLELLLRAQPAEKAQGRGHGDQCFNVALAYEALGKLPQALAWYRRALGHYRPLGDQGQAQAKMGSCYRALGQPELAAQCLQEASQAYAQAGQPQAAALAAGAAAACMLESGQHGVAEVVQVLEESRRFAERSPESSLLGPLYVDLGLSYSQLQLFPLAAEAFLRALPLCQGPGEEATVLRNLGAAQSALGNHQEARDFHQKAADLHGSVGQRREQGRSFGGLAFALSQLGDHGAARDSYLHALQAARDTGDTKGQWQACEGLGAAAARLGQHDQALRYYKEALARSQKEPDSVRDRLVAKLADVMRTHLAQAGLVPTSTLTLAPGRTQAPGVAAGPPAGAGRGGAEVPHRSSRWWEEEECMESQEETEDQPLPDDVPVVSRAQRLECPRTGARLLLGGHGPLQKEHPGILVPSGPQANRWSGWPREAPRRSRQRRPTESGFCVIM